Proteins encoded by one window of Emticicia oligotrophica DSM 17448:
- a CDS encoding amidohydrolase family protein — protein MKKTSNFQSYFLILLMLYGSAFAQGTKKRPPIIDVHVHAMKANPNFANDLCPWFLKNMPGGDPKQPAPSFLNGDCPDPLKAAKSDKEMQDALLGTAERLNVIMVASGDAEILHKWHKAAPNRIIPSLGVSSGKEMTVKAFEDSLSGGFYKVMGEVAPQYQGMSPSDMTLDEYFGVAEKLGVPVGIHMGTGGNGMANITSPKYRASLGRPFLLEDMLARHPKLKIWVMHAGYPMIDEMIALMGANAYVYVDLAGFIWSYPLEEVHAYMKRLIQAGFGKRIMYGTDLMVWPKLLETSIGVIESANYLSEDQKRDIFFNNAVRFFNLDESKFK, from the coding sequence ATGAAAAAAACATCTAACTTTCAATCCTATTTTTTAATCTTATTGATGCTTTATGGTTCAGCTTTCGCACAAGGAACCAAAAAACGTCCCCCAATCATTGATGTACACGTACACGCAATGAAAGCCAATCCCAATTTTGCAAATGACCTTTGTCCTTGGTTTTTGAAAAATATGCCAGGAGGTGACCCCAAACAACCCGCACCATCTTTTTTGAATGGCGATTGCCCCGACCCATTAAAAGCCGCTAAATCAGATAAAGAAATGCAAGATGCTTTGTTGGGTACAGCCGAACGCCTCAATGTAATAATGGTAGCGAGTGGTGATGCCGAAATTTTGCATAAATGGCATAAAGCAGCTCCTAATCGAATTATACCTTCTTTGGGTGTGAGTAGTGGTAAGGAAATGACTGTAAAAGCATTTGAAGATTCTCTTTCAGGAGGTTTTTATAAAGTAATGGGCGAGGTTGCCCCGCAGTATCAAGGAATGTCGCCGAGCGATATGACTCTCGATGAATACTTCGGAGTAGCAGAAAAACTAGGTGTCCCTGTCGGAATTCACATGGGTACTGGCGGAAATGGCATGGCTAATATTACTTCCCCAAAATACCGAGCATCATTGGGTCGTCCGTTTTTGTTAGAAGATATGCTGGCACGCCATCCGAAATTAAAAATTTGGGTGATGCATGCAGGTTATCCAATGATTGACGAAATGATAGCTCTAATGGGAGCCAATGCTTATGTATATGTTGACCTCGCTGGTTTTATTTGGAGTTATCCATTAGAAGAAGTACATGCCTACATGAAACGATTGATTCAAGCTGGTTTTGGGAAAAGAATCATGTACGGAACCGATTTGATGGTTTGGCCAAAATTACTCGAAACGTCTATCGGGGTTATTGAAAGTGCCAATTATCTTTCTGAAGACCAAAAACGTGATATTTTCTTTAATAATGCAGTTAGGTTCTTTAATTTAGATGAATCAAAGTTCAAATAA
- a CDS encoding sugar phosphate isomerase/epimerase family protein: protein MKNRILSLIIVSILFNLSLSAQKKWGGMTLYTVRTEMGKDPKATLKAVADLGYKYIEAVDYNNGKFYGMTPDEFKSYTKSIGLQPISIHMGGMNTKDADKQIADVKAAGFKYFIAPVPPMGMFKFDPKTRSLSMTEDVDRLVGVLDTISRKATAAGLEFLYHNHAFEFEKNSKGIVPIDYLLEKLDPKYVNFQMDLYWVTKAGVDPVAYFQKHPGRFKIWHVKDMDDQGRFAPVGKGTIDFGRILKNKKLSGMKYYIVEQDQVFDGMTPMEAIKTSKEGLTKFGFN from the coding sequence ATGAAAAATAGAATCCTTTCTCTAATTATCGTATCAATTTTGTTCAACCTATCCTTATCTGCTCAGAAAAAATGGGGTGGTATGACGCTCTACACTGTTAGAACTGAAATGGGTAAAGACCCTAAAGCTACGCTTAAAGCGGTTGCTGATTTAGGTTATAAATACATTGAGGCAGTAGATTATAACAATGGAAAGTTTTATGGAATGACGCCTGATGAGTTTAAATCATATACTAAAAGTATTGGTTTACAGCCAATTAGTATTCACATGGGTGGTATGAATACCAAAGATGCTGATAAGCAGATTGCTGATGTAAAAGCAGCGGGCTTTAAATATTTCATTGCCCCAGTTCCGCCAATGGGTATGTTTAAATTCGACCCTAAAACAAGGTCTTTGTCAATGACTGAAGATGTTGACCGTTTGGTTGGTGTTTTAGATACTATTTCACGTAAAGCAACGGCTGCAGGTCTAGAGTTTCTATACCATAATCATGCTTTTGAATTTGAAAAGAATAGTAAAGGTATTGTGCCGATTGATTATTTATTGGAGAAACTTGACCCTAAATATGTTAATTTCCAAATGGATTTGTATTGGGTTACAAAAGCAGGTGTTGACCCAGTGGCTTATTTCCAAAAGCACCCAGGTCGTTTTAAAATATGGCACGTAAAAGACATGGACGACCAAGGACGTTTTGCTCCAGTAGGCAAAGGTACTATTGATTTTGGTAGAATTTTGAAAAACAAAAAGCTATCAGGCATGAAGTATTATATTGTTGAGCAAGACCAAGTTTTTGACGGAATGACACCAATGGAAGCCATTAAGACAAGTAAAGAAGGATTAACAAAATTTGGCTTTAATTAA
- a CDS encoding DUF7133 domain-containing protein: protein MTRTVPFRVAFIALLTLSVFVFGFKFLAFEEPKVSLEKYKIEDGFELKLIASESFLKAPVSIDFDNKGRIWTVEMIGYMPNLEGIGEDEPTGRISILEDLDKDGVIDHSKVFLNKLVLPRALAHVYGGLLYVDAGKLWFVEIKNDKPGKKTLVDPTYAEGGNVEHTSNGLMMNIDNWIYNANYNFRYQLKNGKWIKEATTYRGQWGITKDNFGRLYYNNNSVQLQSDFVLPNKVIRNKYFKPTFAEGQKIANNRVFPIHQTSVNRGYQKGVLDENGYLKEVTASCGPLVYRGGAFPSDYNQNAFVCVPEANLIKRNYLNFSSLQTSAKQAVEGKEFIASTDEGFRPVNLFNGPDGAMYIVDMHRGIIQHKAYISQYLTEQLANKKLDTLQNAGRILKVVSKTTKTNPIPDLSKATTKALVALLSSPNGWLRDRSQQILISKNDKTIVKDLIALAKGNNELAAIHALYTLEGLNSLTFGLLSDLMTQTKQADILAHALVLSEHFAAAPLSPKMKDISSQLFAQNNETIDLYLALALNAWIKVDTNGFLPIFAQVEKKYADKRIFQEAIVSSLEGKEEQYVASQNPATMLKNNLTLAINNRQKKEMNPIFVREKNVVDDRTNGLKLFRSICATCHGADGKGIQDLAPPLKDSEYINGSMKRLASIILHGLSGPITVNGKQYQLNNEMPGLANNNTLSDSDIADIIRYTQNAFAKDFKNISASDIKKLRDKKPTGGGLFSEKELLETDFEK, encoded by the coding sequence ATGACTAGAACAGTGCCATTTAGAGTAGCTTTTATTGCTTTATTAACCCTTTCTGTTTTTGTTTTTGGCTTTAAGTTTCTTGCTTTTGAGGAACCTAAAGTTTCACTCGAAAAGTATAAAATCGAAGACGGTTTCGAGTTAAAGTTAATCGCATCTGAATCATTTTTGAAAGCTCCTGTAAGTATTGACTTTGATAACAAAGGTCGAATCTGGACAGTAGAAATGATTGGATATATGCCAAATCTTGAAGGTATTGGCGAGGATGAACCTACTGGGAGAATTTCTATTTTAGAAGATTTAGATAAAGATGGGGTAATTGACCACTCAAAAGTGTTTTTAAACAAATTAGTTTTGCCTCGTGCCCTCGCTCATGTATATGGTGGTTTGCTATATGTAGATGCTGGAAAACTTTGGTTTGTTGAGATTAAAAATGATAAACCAGGCAAGAAAACACTCGTTGACCCAACTTACGCAGAAGGTGGTAACGTGGAGCATACTTCAAATGGCTTAATGATGAATATTGACAACTGGATTTATAATGCAAATTATAATTTTAGGTATCAATTAAAAAATGGTAAATGGATAAAAGAAGCCACCACTTATCGTGGACAATGGGGTATCACGAAAGATAATTTCGGACGACTTTATTATAACAACAACAGTGTTCAACTACAAAGTGATTTCGTTTTACCGAACAAGGTTATTAGAAATAAGTATTTCAAACCAACCTTTGCCGAAGGACAAAAAATTGCCAATAATCGTGTGTTTCCGATTCATCAAACCTCTGTGAATAGAGGCTATCAGAAAGGTGTTTTAGATGAAAATGGTTATTTGAAAGAAGTAACGGCTTCATGTGGGCCATTGGTGTATCGTGGCGGAGCTTTCCCGAGCGATTATAATCAAAATGCTTTTGTTTGCGTGCCAGAAGCAAACCTCATTAAACGTAATTATCTGAATTTTAGCTCGCTACAAACTTCAGCCAAACAAGCAGTAGAAGGAAAAGAATTCATTGCCTCAACTGATGAAGGTTTTCGCCCAGTTAATTTATTCAATGGGCCAGATGGAGCTATGTATATCGTTGATATGCACCGAGGTATCATTCAACATAAAGCTTATATTTCGCAGTATCTTACGGAGCAATTGGCCAATAAAAAATTGGATACTTTACAAAATGCTGGTCGAATTCTGAAAGTTGTAAGCAAAACTACTAAAACCAATCCAATTCCAGATTTATCAAAAGCCACTACCAAAGCTTTAGTAGCATTATTGAGCAGTCCAAATGGTTGGTTGAGAGACAGAAGCCAACAGATTTTAATTAGCAAGAATGATAAAACGATTGTTAAAGATTTAATTGCTCTTGCTAAAGGTAATAACGAGTTGGCGGCAATTCATGCACTTTATACTTTAGAGGGACTAAATTCATTGACATTTGGACTCCTTAGTGATTTGATGACTCAAACCAAGCAAGCAGATATTCTTGCTCATGCCTTGGTTCTTTCAGAACATTTTGCTGCTGCACCTTTATCTCCTAAAATGAAGGATATTAGCTCTCAGTTATTCGCTCAAAACAACGAAACCATAGACCTTTATTTAGCTCTTGCCTTAAACGCTTGGATAAAAGTAGATACTAATGGTTTCTTACCAATATTTGCCCAAGTTGAAAAGAAATATGCCGATAAACGCATTTTCCAAGAAGCGATTGTAAGTAGTTTAGAAGGAAAAGAAGAACAATACGTTGCTAGCCAGAACCCTGCTACGATGCTAAAGAATAATTTAACTTTGGCTATTAATAATCGTCAGAAAAAAGAGATGAATCCGATTTTTGTGAGAGAAAAAAATGTAGTTGATGACCGCACCAATGGCTTAAAATTATTCAGAAGTATTTGTGCGACTTGTCATGGTGCTGATGGTAAAGGGATTCAGGATTTGGCACCACCGTTGAAAGATTCTGAGTATATCAATGGTTCGATGAAAAGACTTGCTTCCATCATTTTACATGGTTTGAGTGGCCCAATTACCGTCAATGGCAAGCAATACCAACTCAATAATGAAATGCCAGGTTTAGCAAATAACAATACACTTTCTGACTCTGATATAGCCGATATCATTCGCTATACTCAAAATGCTTTTGCTAAAGATTTTAAAAATATTTCAGCAAGCGATATCAAAAAACTGAGAGATAAAAAGCCAACAGGTGGTGGATTATTTAGTGAAAAAGAACTGCTCGAAACAGATTTTGAGAAGTAA
- a CDS encoding response regulator transcription factor, producing MKFDIYIPSERLKPYIKQLVVSENANESMYKVFPSTSLVIGFQYRGHLINIINNSEHTLATAGITGLTDSYKIFKNSAGVGTVLVYFTEVGLAYFSSLPVNELFNQSVSLENLFDKYKIQETEEKLAAANSDQQRINVVEHFLLSQLKEIENDKLIVAAVRMIYESNGNIRIRELNDKLCISQSPFEKRFRKLVGTSPKKFASIVRFNNILSKIDQTKSLTEICYEYNYFDQAHFIKDFKKFTGDTPEYFKTQT from the coding sequence ATGAAATTTGATATATACATACCTTCTGAGCGTCTGAAACCCTATATTAAGCAATTGGTGGTTTCAGAGAATGCGAATGAAAGTATGTATAAAGTTTTTCCCTCTACAAGCCTCGTAATCGGATTCCAGTATCGGGGTCATTTGATAAATATTATCAATAATTCAGAACATACTCTGGCAACTGCAGGTATAACAGGGCTTACTGATTCTTACAAAATATTCAAAAACTCGGCAGGAGTTGGTACTGTTTTGGTCTATTTTACCGAAGTAGGTTTGGCCTATTTTTCTTCTTTACCTGTCAATGAATTATTCAACCAGAGTGTTTCGCTAGAAAATTTATTCGATAAATACAAAATTCAAGAAACTGAAGAAAAACTGGCGGCTGCTAACAGCGACCAACAAAGAATCAATGTCGTTGAGCATTTTTTACTTTCACAACTCAAAGAAATTGAAAATGATAAATTAATTGTGGCTGCCGTTAGAATGATTTATGAATCGAATGGTAATATTAGAATCCGTGAACTGAATGATAAATTATGCATCAGTCAGAGTCCATTTGAGAAAAGGTTTCGGAAATTAGTTGGTACTTCGCCTAAAAAATTTGCTTCAATTGTACGTTTTAATAATATCCTGAGTAAAATAGACCAAACAAAGTCATTAACCGAAATTTGCTACGAGTATAACTATTTCGACCAAGCACATTTTATTAAAGACTTCAAAAAGTTTACGGGAGATACTCCCGAATATTTTAAAACTCAAACGTAG
- a CDS encoding serine hydrolase domain-containing protein: protein MKKLIFFLLLSQNLSAQSNEDKIKAIVPELDAKFEAFRTQNHLSSVSYAVLVDGKIVHQSNRGTVNYKTNKIADNQSVYRIASMSKSFASVAILQLRDAGKLKLDDPVWKYIPELRGQKYSADSPDITVRHLLTHAAGFPEDNPWGDRQLGITEAEMLKMFKKGISFSNEPGVAYEYSNMGFAMLGQIIKNVSGQSYQSYIINKIWKPLGMNNTYWDYTKVPDNQLVRGYRWLREQYIEQPFEGDGAYGIMGGILTSIEDFSKYMVFHQKAYQVNAPNSPILKKSSLKEMHFPANFGSMNNRGFTGSGEPCNNVSFYGYGLRIDQNCNQIRSIGHSGGLPGFGSDWKIVPQYGIGIVTFTNGTYGSAALMNNQIVPYIIEKAGISPIPFPVSPILKQRQNELVKLLPSWEGAEKTGIFAENFFMDYFPDLLKAEAEGIFDKVGKIVKINEIVPENALRGKFLIECEKGKVEVSFTMSPENPPLIQAYSIKLK, encoded by the coding sequence ATGAAAAAACTAATCTTTTTCTTACTACTCAGCCAAAATCTTTCTGCTCAAAGTAACGAAGATAAAATCAAGGCAATTGTACCAGAATTAGATGCTAAATTTGAAGCATTCCGAACACAAAATCATTTATCGAGTGTGTCGTATGCCGTTTTGGTCGATGGTAAAATTGTGCATCAGAGCAATCGTGGCACCGTTAATTACAAAACCAACAAAATAGCTGATAATCAATCAGTTTATCGTATTGCCTCGATGTCGAAAAGTTTTGCATCGGTGGCAATTCTACAATTAAGAGATGCTGGTAAACTAAAACTCGACGACCCCGTTTGGAAATACATTCCCGAATTAAGAGGACAAAAATATTCAGCCGATTCGCCCGATATTACAGTGCGTCATTTGCTTACGCACGCAGCGGGTTTTCCTGAAGACAATCCTTGGGGTGATCGCCAGTTGGGTATCACCGAAGCAGAAATGTTGAAAATGTTTAAGAAGGGAATTTCATTCTCCAACGAACCTGGAGTTGCTTATGAATATAGCAATATGGGCTTTGCGATGTTGGGACAAATCATTAAAAACGTATCGGGACAAAGCTACCAAAGCTATATCATTAACAAAATTTGGAAGCCTCTTGGCATGAATAATACTTATTGGGATTACACCAAAGTACCAGATAATCAACTTGTTAGGGGCTACCGTTGGTTGCGTGAGCAATACATTGAACAGCCATTTGAAGGCGATGGTGCTTACGGAATCATGGGCGGTATTCTTACTTCTATCGAAGACTTTTCCAAATACATGGTCTTTCACCAAAAGGCTTACCAAGTAAACGCACCTAACTCTCCTATTTTGAAGAAAAGTTCTTTGAAAGAAATGCATTTCCCAGCCAATTTTGGGAGCATGAATAACCGTGGTTTTACAGGTTCGGGCGAACCTTGCAATAATGTTTCTTTCTATGGTTATGGGTTACGAATCGACCAAAATTGTAACCAAATCAGAAGTATTGGGCATTCTGGAGGTTTACCGGGTTTTGGCTCTGATTGGAAAATTGTACCACAATATGGTATCGGAATTGTGACGTTTACTAACGGGACTTATGGCAGTGCCGCCTTGATGAATAATCAGATAGTTCCATACATTATTGAAAAAGCGGGTATTAGTCCTATTCCATTCCCTGTTTCTCCGATTCTGAAACAACGTCAAAATGAATTAGTAAAATTACTGCCTTCTTGGGAGGGGGCAGAGAAAACTGGCATTTTCGCCGAAAATTTCTTCATGGATTATTTTCCTGATTTGCTAAAAGCTGAAGCCGAAGGAATCTTTGATAAAGTTGGAAAAATAGTTAAAATAAACGAAATTGTACCAGAAAATGCACTTAGAGGCAAATTTTTAATTGAATGTGAGAAAGGAAAAGTAGAAGTAAGTTTCACAATGTCACCCGAAAATCCACCTTTAATTCAGGCATACAGCATTAAGTTGAAATAG
- a CDS encoding DUF1398 domain-containing protein yields the protein MFTLEQIKTAHAKVKSGADFPAYIQEIKAFGVTYYEAFVADGRIVYFGENNFQITAPAKYEPLLLADVCNAEQFKADLLAHQQGQTNYQTFCNDCAKSGIEKWAVCFEKMTCTYFDKANHEILIEQIPSK from the coding sequence ATGTTTACATTAGAACAAATCAAAACAGCTCATGCAAAAGTAAAATCTGGGGCAGATTTTCCAGCTTATATTCAAGAAATCAAGGCTTTTGGCGTAACTTATTATGAAGCCTTCGTTGCTGACGGACGCATTGTTTATTTCGGGGAAAACAATTTTCAAATTACCGCTCCTGCTAAATATGAACCATTATTGCTTGCAGATGTTTGCAATGCAGAACAATTTAAGGCCGACCTTTTAGCTCATCAGCAAGGGCAAACAAATTACCAGACATTCTGTAATGATTGTGCCAAGTCAGGCATAGAAAAATGGGCAGTTTGCTTTGAAAAAATGACTTGTACTTATTTCGATAAAGCCAATCATGAGATTTTAATCGAACAGATTCCATCTAAATAA
- a CDS encoding family 43 glycosylhydrolase, whose protein sequence is MKKYFLFALIILALASAQAQQKTYCNPINVDYGYTPIPNFSEWGRHRATADPVIVNFKGDYYMFSTNQWGYWHSPDMLNWTFHSKKFLRPKNKVYDELCAPAVGIIGDTMVVFGSTYTSEFTIWMSTNPKANEWTALVDDFEIGGWDPAFFTDDDGKFYMYNGSSNRYPLYGIELDRKTMKPKGFRREMYMLESWRYGWQRFGEYMDDTFLDGFIEGATVNKHNGKYYLQYGAPGTEMSGYADGVLVGKTPLGPWEAQPDPLSMKLGGFARGAGHGASFQDNQKNWWHVSTIQLSTKNNFERRIGIWPAGFDKDDVMWCNTAFGDYPHYIPSSGLDIKKTFTGWMLLNYNKPVEVSSTLGGYLPNNAVDESMKTYWSAETGKAGEWIKTDLGKLSTVNAIQINYADQDADSSFLGKQVNIKHQYKLLSSVDGKKWTILVDKSNNQTDIPHEYVELSQPIQTRYIKLENVSMPTGKFAISGLRVFGNGNGTKPDAVKDFMVLRTEKDKRSAWIRWRPENKAYAYNIYYGTAPDKLYNCIMVHNANEYWFRGMDKLSTYYYTIEAINENGVSERSKVLEVK, encoded by the coding sequence ATGAAAAAATATTTTCTTTTTGCCTTAATAATCCTTGCACTAGCTTCGGCTCAAGCTCAACAAAAAACTTATTGTAACCCAATCAATGTAGATTATGGTTACACACCCATTCCAAATTTTAGTGAGTGGGGGCGTCACCGTGCCACTGCCGACCCTGTAATCGTCAATTTTAAAGGCGATTATTATATGTTCAGCACAAACCAGTGGGGTTATTGGCATAGTCCAGACATGTTGAATTGGACTTTTCACTCAAAAAAATTCCTTCGCCCCAAAAACAAAGTTTATGATGAACTTTGTGCCCCAGCCGTGGGTATTATCGGTGATACAATGGTAGTTTTTGGCTCGACCTACACCAGCGAATTTACGATTTGGATGAGTACGAACCCAAAAGCCAATGAGTGGACTGCCTTAGTTGATGACTTTGAAATTGGGGGCTGGGACCCTGCCTTTTTTACCGATGACGATGGCAAGTTTTATATGTACAACGGAAGCAGCAATCGTTATCCACTTTATGGTATCGAATTAGACCGTAAGACCATGAAACCAAAGGGTTTTCGTAGAGAAATGTATATGCTTGAATCTTGGAGATATGGTTGGCAACGTTTTGGCGAGTACATGGACGATACATTTTTGGATGGTTTTATTGAAGGAGCAACCGTAAACAAACATAATGGTAAGTATTATTTACAATACGGAGCTCCTGGAACAGAAATGAGTGGCTATGCCGATGGCGTTTTGGTTGGAAAAACACCGCTTGGTCCTTGGGAAGCACAACCTGACCCTTTGAGTATGAAACTCGGAGGCTTTGCTCGTGGGGCAGGGCATGGAGCATCATTTCAAGATAATCAGAAAAACTGGTGGCACGTTTCTACGATTCAGCTTTCAACCAAAAATAATTTCGAACGCCGCATAGGTATTTGGCCAGCGGGTTTCGATAAAGATGATGTGATGTGGTGCAATACTGCCTTTGGCGATTACCCGCATTATATTCCTTCTTCGGGTTTAGATATTAAAAAGACCTTTACTGGTTGGATGTTGCTCAATTACAATAAACCCGTTGAGGTTTCTTCTACCTTGGGTGGGTATTTACCTAACAATGCTGTTGACGAAAGCATGAAAACATATTGGTCGGCTGAAACAGGTAAAGCTGGTGAGTGGATAAAAACCGATTTGGGGAAGTTGTCAACCGTCAATGCAATTCAGATAAACTATGCTGACCAAGATGCAGATTCTTCTTTTCTAGGAAAACAAGTCAATATCAAGCATCAATACAAACTTTTGTCGAGTGTAGATGGCAAAAAATGGACGATTTTGGTCGATAAATCAAATAACCAAACTGATATTCCACATGAATATGTTGAACTTTCACAGCCGATTCAAACTCGCTATATCAAACTCGAAAACGTATCAATGCCAACGGGTAAATTTGCTATTAGTGGTCTAAGAGTTTTTGGCAATGGCAATGGAACAAAACCTGATGCTGTTAAAGATTTTATGGTACTAAGAACCGAAAAAGATAAACGCAGTGCGTGGATACGTTGGCGACCAGAGAACAAAGCTTATGCTTATAATATTTATTACGGAACCGCTCCCGATAAACTCTATAATTGTATCATGGTGCATAACGCCAACGAATATTGGTTTAGAGGAATGGATAAATTGAGTACTTATTACTACACTATTGAGGCTATTAACGAAAACGGTGTTTCTGAAAGAAGTAAGGTTTTAGAAGTGAAGTAA
- a CDS encoding YrdB family protein, which produces MQVLKYFNYALAFSLELVLFFSVGFWGYSQGKTSFTKWIFAIILFLIVITLWAVFAAPKSNLRFQNIWLSLFRIFMFSMGTLALIDLGKNKWSIIYSICFILSVSLSHLDEKGIL; this is translated from the coding sequence ATGCAAGTTCTCAAATACTTTAATTATGCCCTCGCTTTTAGCTTAGAATTAGTTTTATTTTTTAGCGTCGGTTTTTGGGGATATTCTCAAGGTAAAACCTCTTTTACCAAATGGATTTTTGCAATCATTTTATTTCTGATTGTCATTACGCTATGGGCTGTTTTTGCGGCACCCAAATCAAACCTTAGATTTCAGAATATTTGGCTTTCACTCTTTAGAATTTTTATGTTTTCGATGGGAACATTGGCTTTAATAGATTTAGGCAAGAATAAATGGTCAATCATCTACTCTATATGCTTTATTTTGAGTGTATCCCTCTCACATCTTGATGAAAAGGGAATCCTTTAA
- a CDS encoding 3-keto-disaccharide hydrolase gives MKKILFLTISLGIVMACQEKQTADNQLSDKEKSENWQLLFDGQTTNGWHLYNKGKIASTWMVKNGELYCNTDSVGVEHGDLISDKSYQNYELKFDWKISKAGNSGVFINVIERDTVPTAWASGPEYQLLEHENIGADYLKDSTKWAACLYGFMPQINQSKPKPAGQWNESRIIQKNGAIEFYLNGQLTAKQDFNSESWKNKVANSGFKYFPLFGKSTSGHIALQEWSKGVAFRNIKIKEL, from the coding sequence ATGAAAAAAATCCTCTTTTTAACTATTTCTTTGGGTATAGTAATGGCCTGCCAAGAAAAGCAAACCGCTGATAATCAATTGAGTGATAAAGAAAAATCAGAAAATTGGCAGTTACTTTTTGATGGTCAAACTACTAATGGATGGCATTTATATAATAAAGGAAAAATTGCTTCAACTTGGATGGTAAAAAACGGTGAACTTTATTGTAATACTGATTCTGTTGGAGTAGAGCACGGTGATTTAATTTCGGATAAATCTTATCAAAATTACGAGCTAAAATTCGATTGGAAAATTTCTAAAGCAGGAAATAGCGGTGTATTTATCAATGTTATTGAGCGAGATACAGTACCAACAGCATGGGCTTCAGGACCAGAATATCAACTCCTTGAGCACGAAAACATTGGAGCTGATTATTTAAAAGATTCAACTAAATGGGCAGCTTGCTTATATGGTTTTATGCCACAAATCAATCAATCAAAACCTAAACCAGCAGGCCAGTGGAATGAATCGAGAATTATACAGAAAAATGGAGCAATCGAATTTTATTTGAATGGCCAACTAACTGCTAAACAAGATTTTAACTCTGAATCATGGAAAAATAAAGTAGCCAATAGTGGATTTAAGTACTTCCCTTTATTCGGAAAGAGTACTTCGGGGCATATTGCTTTACAAGAATGGTCGAAAGGTGTGGCATTTCGAAATATAAAAATCAAGGAATTATAA
- a CDS encoding nitroreductase family protein produces MSLIDNMQWRYATKKMNGEKVSQEKLDIILKAASLAPTSSGLQPFEIFVISNKELLSQIQPIAFGQSQIVDCSHLLVFAAWDNYTEERVNQRFDFMNSERGLPLSTTDAYKSNLLGMYLPRDPQVNFEHTARQSYIAMTAALLAAAEEKVDATPMEGFNPVALDELLNLKEKGLRSTVLLPLGYRDEANDWLVNLKKVRIPNESLFTFIY; encoded by the coding sequence ATGAGCTTAATTGATAACATGCAATGGAGATACGCCACTAAGAAAATGAATGGCGAGAAAGTATCTCAAGAAAAACTAGATATTATTTTAAAGGCAGCAAGTCTTGCCCCAACCTCTTCGGGCTTACAACCTTTTGAAATATTTGTGATTAGCAATAAAGAATTATTGTCACAAATTCAGCCAATTGCATTTGGTCAGAGCCAAATTGTTGATTGTTCGCATTTATTGGTTTTTGCTGCTTGGGATAATTACACAGAAGAACGTGTAAATCAAAGATTTGACTTTATGAATTCTGAGAGAGGATTACCTTTGAGTACGACAGATGCGTATAAAAGTAATCTTTTAGGTATGTATTTACCACGTGACCCACAAGTAAATTTTGAACACACTGCCCGTCAATCGTATATTGCTATGACAGCTGCACTTTTGGCAGCGGCAGAGGAGAAAGTAGATGCAACTCCAATGGAAGGTTTCAATCCTGTTGCTTTAGATGAACTATTGAATTTGAAAGAAAAAGGTTTGAGAAGCACAGTTTTACTACCTTTAGGCTATCGTGATGAAGCCAATGACTGGTTAGTAAATCTGAAAAAAGTACGTATTCCAAACGAATCGCTATTTACTTTCATTTACTAA